From the genome of Acetobacteroides hydrogenigenes, one region includes:
- a CDS encoding YceI family protein, with protein sequence MKKILAALLLVASASAFGQQKWTVDPSHSGVRFTVMHIMVSEVEGRFTKFNGTIDAPWPNFVNAKISFTVDVNSINTDDDIRNEHLKSDDFFNAGKYPNMTFTSTSFRKVKDNKYALEGNLTIRDVTKKVKFDVTYLGKAKSQRGTVAGFKATAIIDRLAYGLKWNALADAGGSIVGKDVTISLNLEFVETK encoded by the coding sequence ATGAAAAAAATACTAGCAGCGCTTTTACTGGTTGCCTCAGCATCGGCATTTGGGCAGCAGAAATGGACGGTAGACCCATCGCACTCGGGGGTAAGGTTTACGGTTATGCACATAATGGTATCGGAGGTTGAAGGCCGCTTCACCAAGTTTAACGGTACCATCGACGCCCCATGGCCCAATTTCGTCAATGCCAAAATCAGCTTCACCGTCGATGTGAACAGCATCAACACCGACGACGACATCCGCAATGAACACCTTAAATCCGACGATTTCTTTAATGCAGGAAAGTACCCCAACATGACCTTTACCAGCACTTCGTTTAGAAAGGTAAAGGACAACAAGTACGCGCTAGAGGGCAACCTAACGATTAGGGACGTTACCAAAAAGGTAAAGTTCGACGTTACCTACCTAGGTAAGGCAAAATCGCAGCGCGGAACCGTTGCCGGGTTTAAAGCAACCGCAATTATCGACCGCCTGGCATACGGGCTAAAATGGAATGCACTTGCCGATGCAGGGGGGTCTATAGTCGGAAAGGATGTAACCATCAGCCTTAACCTCGAATTCGTCGAGACAAAGTGA
- a CDS encoding META domain-containing protein: MRISVLLLAVVAAVGGCTSAKVSSSEASKSSAAVVANGFSDTLLYSKTWSMVKIESGDKTLVVPAEEPATLVFDQKTSRIHGRCCNSYFGVFSINGNVVAFDKVGATKMLCMGVIGDIENLYHSLLASPQTITVDESTLILTSDKGTITFRATKEAE, encoded by the coding sequence ATGAGAATTTCAGTTTTACTTTTGGCTGTGGTTGCAGCTGTGGGCGGATGTACCTCCGCCAAGGTTTCCTCTTCAGAAGCCTCTAAGTCGTCCGCTGCGGTGGTTGCTAACGGTTTTAGCGATACGTTGCTCTACTCCAAGACGTGGAGCATGGTTAAAATTGAGAGCGGCGATAAAACGCTGGTTGTTCCTGCCGAAGAGCCCGCCACGCTGGTCTTCGATCAAAAAACATCCCGCATTCATGGCCGATGCTGCAACAGCTACTTCGGTGTATTCTCTATAAATGGCAATGTGGTGGCATTCGATAAGGTAGGGGCAACCAAGATGCTCTGCATGGGGGTAATCGGCGATATCGAGAACCTTTACCATAGCCTGCTTGCTAGCCCGCAAACAATTACGGTTGATGAATCGACGCTGATCCTAACGTCGGACAAGGGAACCATAACCTTTAGGGCTACGAAGGAGGCGGAGTAG
- a CDS encoding HAD family hydrolase, which translates to MKIVATDLDGTLLPNGGKVSRKDLDTLRMLGNRGVVRVVATGRSFYAILRNIPRTFPIDYLIFSTGVGVMDWRTGEIIFSAQLSSNRVKHLVTELTRHNLDFMLHKPVPDTHHFYYSATENPVSDFHERMRHYPDYCFPLGADEYPESCQALAFIEPDLDRFERIAASLPDFKVIRTTSPINGENMWVEVFDKNVSKGHALEMLASKLNVLPKDVMVLGNDFNDVDMLDFTPNSYVVANAPEQLRQQHRVVADASSSGFSQAVSLFFNQQ; encoded by the coding sequence ATGAAAATTGTAGCAACCGATCTCGATGGAACGCTTCTTCCTAATGGAGGAAAGGTGTCTAGGAAGGACTTAGATACCCTTAGGATGCTTGGCAATAGGGGAGTAGTTCGTGTTGTTGCAACAGGGCGGTCGTTCTACGCCATTCTGAGGAATATCCCCCGCACGTTTCCTATCGACTACCTCATTTTTTCAACAGGTGTTGGCGTTATGGATTGGCGAACAGGTGAAATCATTTTTAGCGCTCAGCTATCCTCGAATCGGGTTAAGCATCTGGTAACGGAGCTTACGCGTCATAACCTCGACTTTATGCTGCACAAGCCGGTTCCCGATACGCACCACTTTTACTACTCGGCTACCGAAAATCCCGTATCCGACTTCCACGAGCGCATGCGGCACTACCCCGACTACTGCTTTCCTTTAGGGGCTGATGAGTATCCCGAGTCGTGCCAGGCGCTGGCCTTTATTGAACCCGATCTGGATCGTTTCGAGCGAATTGCTGCCAGCCTTCCCGATTTTAAGGTTATCCGAACCACATCGCCCATCAACGGCGAAAATATGTGGGTAGAGGTGTTCGACAAGAATGTGTCGAAGGGCCATGCGCTGGAAATGTTGGCCTCTAAGCTCAATGTCTTGCCCAAAGATGTAATGGTGCTGGGGAACGACTTTAACGATGTGGATATGCTCGATTTTACGCCCAACAGCTACGTGGTGGCCAACGCTCCCGAGCAGCTTAGGCAGCAGCATAGGGTGGTGGCCGATGCATCTAGCTCAGGCTTTTCGCAGGCGGTTAGCCTGTTTTTTAATCAACAGTAG
- the dnaN gene encoding DNA polymerase III subunit beta has translation MKFVVSSTELLSHLQLISRVINSKNTLPILDNFLFMLHNNELKVTASDLESTMETTLHIENVVEEGDIAIPAKLLTDTLKEFPEQPLTFIVNPENLDVEISWEKGKFNIPGASAEDFPTVPLIKEESKFEVGINPDALLDGITKTVFATADDELRPVMNGINIDFDTESATFVASDAHKLVRYKRTDVHPSGAASFILPKKPANLLKALLAKESNDVAVAFDSKNASFTLTNFKLVCRLVEGTYPAYNSVIPTNNPNRLTIDRAELLNCVRRVSVCSNQASNLIKLKINGNQLTVSAQDLDFSISAIERLSCQYEGDDMEIGFKSTFLSEILANIESEEVVLELADPSRAGLILPTTQVGEFDDTLMLLMPMMINA, from the coding sequence ATGAAATTCGTAGTATCCAGCACCGAACTCTTGAGCCACCTACAGCTTATCAGCAGGGTGATTAATAGCAAGAATACGCTTCCTATTTTGGACAACTTCTTGTTTATGCTCCACAACAACGAGCTTAAGGTTACTGCTTCCGATTTGGAATCCACCATGGAAACCACCCTCCATATTGAGAATGTGGTGGAAGAGGGGGATATTGCTATTCCTGCAAAGCTGTTGACCGACACCTTGAAGGAGTTTCCTGAGCAACCTCTTACATTTATCGTAAACCCTGAGAATCTCGATGTAGAGATTAGCTGGGAAAAGGGTAAGTTCAACATCCCTGGTGCTAGCGCCGAGGATTTTCCCACAGTCCCACTTATTAAGGAGGAGTCGAAGTTTGAGGTTGGCATCAACCCCGATGCCCTTCTCGATGGTATTACCAAAACCGTGTTTGCTACTGCCGACGACGAGCTTCGTCCGGTAATGAACGGTATCAACATCGACTTCGATACCGAATCGGCAACCTTTGTTGCTTCGGATGCTCATAAGCTGGTTCGCTACAAGAGAACCGATGTTCATCCTTCGGGGGCTGCCTCGTTTATTCTTCCTAAGAAGCCAGCCAACCTGCTAAAGGCACTTTTGGCTAAGGAATCTAACGATGTTGCTGTTGCATTCGACTCTAAGAATGCTTCGTTTACCCTTACTAACTTTAAGCTGGTATGCCGCTTGGTGGAAGGAACCTACCCTGCCTACAACTCGGTAATCCCAACCAATAACCCTAATAGGCTTACCATTGATAGGGCAGAACTGCTTAACTGCGTTCGTCGCGTGTCGGTTTGCTCTAACCAGGCCAGCAACCTTATCAAGCTTAAAATAAACGGCAACCAGCTTACCGTTTCGGCGCAAGACCTAGACTTTTCGATTTCGGCTATCGAGCGCCTTAGCTGTCAGTACGAGGGCGACGATATGGAGATTGGCTTCAAATCAACCTTCCTTTCCGAAATTCTTGCAAATATCGAAAGCGAAGAGGTGGTTTTGGAACTTGCTGATCCATCACGTGCAGGCTTGATCCTTCCGACTACCCAAGTTGGCGAATTCGACGATACGCTTATGCTGCTAATGCCTATGATGATTAACGCATAG
- the gldG gene encoding gliding motility-associated ABC transporter substrate-binding protein GldG yields MKKLFIISSGQKAKSLKTLALFLGAVLAVNLVASFLYFRLDLTSDSRFTLSQVTKDKLKQVKDVVYVKVYLDGDMPIAFKKMKRSVKEMLDELSAYSGGNLQYEFVNPAAEGGKKQNALYEELYKKGLRPVNVQEKNAEGGINQRTLFPGAIVSYNGYEIGINLLTSNSRVNPEEAITIGVQNLEYSFISAIDMIMKKELPKIAFIQGHDELDALHAQGALQVLSERFNIDSVSIRGRMGALDGFSTAIIAKPLKKWSEADKLVLDQYIMRGGKVAWFIDAVTVNDDSLATGEVTFGLVNEHNLDDQLFKYGVRINPTVLQDAQSILIPVNMAVPGAQPQFVPSPWYYYPLLNAPDDNIITKNLNVVYSKYPSSIDTVGVGHDIKKTVLLGTSQYAREIQAPVMVSLAQVTRKFKPGDFNRAWAPVAMLLEGQFTSAFQNRMVPGVVANGKPLVGKSNPTKMVVVADGDIIRNDVTRRADGVMPYPLGFDKYMNQQFGNKDFLLNVISYLNDDTGLMQIRNREMVIRMLDKSKIYTQRSLWIAINTAIPMLLLVVFGVVFIMLRKRRYAR; encoded by the coding sequence ATGAAGAAGCTATTCATAATATCAAGCGGACAAAAAGCCAAATCGCTTAAGACGCTAGCCCTTTTTCTGGGTGCAGTGCTGGCCGTAAATCTAGTGGCATCATTTCTATATTTTCGCCTCGATCTTACCTCCGATAGCCGCTTTACGCTCTCGCAGGTTACCAAGGATAAGCTAAAACAGGTGAAGGATGTGGTATACGTTAAGGTATACCTCGATGGCGATATGCCCATTGCCTTTAAAAAGATGAAACGCTCCGTAAAGGAGATGCTCGATGAACTTTCGGCCTACAGCGGAGGAAACCTTCAGTACGAGTTCGTCAATCCTGCTGCCGAAGGAGGGAAAAAGCAGAACGCCCTTTACGAGGAACTCTATAAAAAGGGGCTACGCCCGGTTAACGTTCAGGAGAAAAATGCCGAAGGCGGCATAAACCAGCGAACGCTATTCCCTGGTGCTATCGTAAGCTACAATGGCTACGAGATCGGCATAAACCTGCTTACCAGCAATTCGAGGGTTAACCCAGAAGAGGCTATTACCATCGGCGTTCAAAACTTGGAGTACAGCTTCATATCGGCTATCGATATGATCATGAAGAAGGAACTACCCAAGATTGCCTTCATTCAGGGTCACGACGAACTTGATGCCCTTCATGCGCAGGGAGCCCTTCAGGTGCTTTCCGAGCGCTTTAATATCGACTCCGTTTCCATTCGTGGCCGTATGGGGGCGCTCGATGGCTTCTCGACTGCTATTATTGCTAAGCCGCTAAAGAAGTGGAGTGAGGCCGACAAGCTGGTTCTCGACCAGTACATCATGCGCGGTGGTAAGGTAGCATGGTTTATCGATGCGGTAACAGTGAACGACGATAGCTTGGCTACAGGAGAGGTTACCTTTGGTCTTGTTAACGAGCATAACCTCGACGATCAACTCTTTAAGTACGGCGTGCGCATAAACCCAACCGTGCTGCAGGATGCGCAAAGCATACTAATACCGGTGAATATGGCCGTGCCGGGCGCTCAACCACAGTTTGTTCCATCACCTTGGTACTACTACCCGCTGCTCAACGCTCCTGATGATAATATCATTACCAAAAATCTGAATGTGGTATACTCCAAGTACCCTTCAAGCATAGATACCGTAGGGGTAGGGCATGATATAAAGAAGACAGTGCTGCTTGGTACCTCGCAGTACGCTCGCGAGATTCAGGCGCCGGTTATGGTAAGCCTTGCTCAGGTAACGCGCAAGTTTAAGCCCGGCGACTTCAACCGTGCATGGGCACCGGTGGCTATGCTGCTCGAAGGACAATTTACTTCGGCCTTCCAAAACCGGATGGTACCCGGTGTTGTTGCTAATGGAAAGCCCTTGGTTGGCAAAAGTAACCCGACTAAAATGGTGGTAGTTGCCGATGGTGACATCATCCGCAACGACGTTACAAGACGTGCTGATGGCGTAATGCCTTATCCGTTAGGCTTCGATAAGTACATGAATCAGCAGTTTGGCAATAAGGACTTCCTGCTGAACGTAATCAGCTACCTTAATGATGATACTGGGCTTATGCAGATACGTAACCGCGAAATGGTTATCCGTATGCTCGATAAAAGCAAGATTTACACCCAGCGTAGCCTGTGGATTGCTATTAATACGGCTATTCCTATGCTGCTGTTGGTAGTTTTTGGTGTTGTATTTATCATGCTCCGTAAGAGGAGGTATGCAAGGTAG
- the gldF gene encoding gliding motility-associated ABC transporter permease subunit GldF, translating to MRSILFKEISTFFSTITGYVAVGIFLAITSWFMWVSPGEYNVIDGGFASLDTLFFIAPWVFLLLVPAVTMRMFAEEKKTGTVELLLTRPLTDLQLVGGKFLGAVVLVLIALIPTLIYLFSVYQLANPVGNVDMGAMWGSFIGLFFLAAVYAAIGVFSSSLTDNQIVSFILAAVLCLFMYIGFDSLASFPFLKSVDSIVVSFGINEHYKSMSKGVIDSRDVIYFVSAIAVFVYATMLKVQSRNWK from the coding sequence ATGCGTAGTATTCTATTTAAGGAGATTAGCACGTTCTTTTCTACCATTACCGGGTATGTGGCTGTAGGCATATTCTTGGCTATTACCAGCTGGTTTATGTGGGTATCACCCGGCGAGTACAACGTTATCGATGGAGGATTTGCCTCGCTCGATACGCTCTTCTTTATAGCCCCCTGGGTGTTTCTGCTGCTGGTGCCTGCGGTTACCATGCGCATGTTTGCCGAGGAGAAGAAAACCGGAACGGTGGAACTGCTGCTTACCCGTCCGCTTACCGACCTACAGCTGGTGGGCGGTAAGTTCCTAGGTGCGGTGGTGCTGGTGCTGATAGCGTTAATACCCACGCTCATCTACCTCTTTTCGGTATACCAGCTGGCCAACCCCGTTGGCAATGTTGATATGGGAGCCATGTGGGGATCGTTTATTGGGCTGTTCTTCTTAGCGGCCGTATACGCGGCAATTGGCGTATTCTCTTCGTCGCTTACCGACAACCAAATCGTGTCGTTTATTCTGGCTGCGGTGCTTTGCCTGTTCATGTACATTGGCTTCGATTCGCTGGCATCTTTCCCTTTCCTCAAATCGGTCGACAGCATTGTAGTGAGTTTTGGAATCAACGAGCACTACAAGTCGATGAGCAAGGGGGTAATCGATTCGCGCGATGTGATCTACTTCGTTAGCGCCATTGCGGTGTTCGTCTATGCTACGATGCTCAAGGTACAATCACGAAACTGGAAATAG